From the genome of Desulfobaculum xiamenense, one region includes:
- a CDS encoding extracellular solute-binding protein, with product MISRTLGPLLAILLLANAASIAHAQPAPEPRAAWGMGLHALAIGGAPALPADFTHFPYANPDAPKGGTLRLAAIGTFDSFHPYIARGIAAAGNGLLAATLTTSSRDEPFTQYPYVARSFDVPEDRSHVVFHLDPSARFSDGEPVTADDVIFTFDALVKQGSPTYAKYYEGVSGVTKLSAHAVRFDFRERGNPELPVIAGQLPVLPRHWWQGRDFGSPTLDVPPGCGPYRVRESRTGYSVEYERVGDWWGAALPVNRGRYNFDRIRYDYYRDRTVSAEAFRGGEFDYQMENSAKAWAQDYRGPAIDAGLIRCETIAHERPAGMQGLVFNTRRLQFADRRVREALTLAFDFEWTNRTLFYSQYTRCDSYFSNSAFASREVPSGAELALLEPWRGSLAPEVFGEPCVAPTGDGSGRIRERLRRALALLTEAGWRLEDGVLRDAQGRPFVFEMLLRSPSMERVVLPYAKNLATLGIRMEVSMADASRYVRRTRSFDFDMIVSVMRQSDSPGNEQRFMWTAAAADTPGSRNLAGVKSPVVDDLVEHIIAARDRQSLVAAVRALDRVLLWEHYAVPGWYCPVDRVAYWDRFGMLERHPSRGVDIFSWWYDEGRAKRIAEAGFGAEATL from the coding sequence ATGATTTCGAGAACTCTCGGCCCTCTTCTTGCGATTCTGCTTCTTGCTAATGCCGCGTCCATTGCCCATGCGCAGCCCGCGCCCGAGCCGAGGGCGGCGTGGGGCATGGGGCTCCACGCGCTGGCCATCGGCGGTGCCCCCGCGCTCCCTGCGGATTTCACGCATTTCCCCTATGCCAATCCGGACGCGCCTAAGGGCGGGACGTTGCGGCTTGCGGCCATAGGGACCTTCGACAGCTTTCATCCTTACATCGCACGCGGCATTGCCGCCGCCGGGAACGGACTGCTTGCGGCCACGCTTACCACGTCCTCGCGCGATGAGCCTTTCACCCAGTATCCCTACGTCGCCAGAAGTTTCGACGTGCCCGAGGACCGTTCGCATGTCGTCTTCCATCTCGACCCCTCGGCGCGATTTTCCGATGGCGAGCCGGTGACCGCGGACGACGTGATATTCACCTTCGATGCGCTGGTGAAGCAGGGCAGCCCCACCTACGCCAAGTACTACGAGGGCGTGTCCGGGGTGACGAAGCTTTCGGCCCATGCGGTGCGTTTCGACTTCCGCGAGCGTGGAAATCCCGAGCTGCCCGTCATCGCCGGGCAGTTGCCGGTTCTGCCGCGTCACTGGTGGCAGGGGCGGGACTTCGGCTCGCCCACCCTCGATGTGCCGCCGGGCTGCGGTCCGTACCGTGTGCGGGAATCGCGCACGGGCTACAGCGTTGAATACGAGCGCGTGGGGGACTGGTGGGGCGCAGCGCTTCCTGTGAATCGCGGCCGCTACAACTTCGACCGCATCCGCTACGACTACTACCGTGACAGGACCGTGTCCGCCGAGGCCTTCCGTGGTGGCGAGTTCGACTACCAGATGGAGAACAGCGCCAAGGCGTGGGCGCAGGACTATCGCGGTCCGGCCATCGACGCTGGCCTTATCCGCTGCGAGACCATCGCCCACGAGCGCCCGGCCGGAATGCAGGGGCTGGTGTTCAACACCCGCAGGCTACAGTTCGCGGATCGCCGCGTGCGCGAGGCCCTGACCCTCGCCTTCGACTTCGAGTGGACGAACAGGACACTGTTTTACAGTCAGTACACGCGCTGCGACAGCTACTTCTCCAATTCCGCCTTTGCCTCGCGCGAGGTGCCTAGCGGGGCCGAACTGGCGCTTCTGGAACCGTGGCGGGGAAGCCTTGCCCCCGAGGTGTTCGGTGAGCCGTGCGTGGCACCCACGGGCGACGGCTCCGGCCGTATCCGCGAGCGCTTGCGCCGGGCGCTGGCCCTCCTGACCGAGGCCGGATGGCGGCTTGAGGACGGCGTGCTGCGCGACGCGCAGGGCAGGCCTTTCGTTTTCGAGATGCTTCTGCGCTCGCCGAGTATGGAGCGCGTGGTGCTGCCCTACGCAAAGAACCTCGCCACGCTCGGCATCCGCATGGAGGTGTCCATGGCGGACGCCTCGCGCTATGTGCGGCGCACCCGCTCCTTCGATTTCGACATGATCGTCTCCGTGATGCGCCAGTCCGATTCCCCGGGCAACGAGCAGCGTTTCATGTGGACCGCCGCCGCCGCGGACACTCCGGGTTCGCGCAATCTGGCCGGAGTGAAGAGCCCCGTGGTCGATGACCTCGTGGAACACATCATCGCCGCGCGGGACAGGCAGTCCCTCGTCGCCGCTGTGCGCGCGCTGGACCGCGTGCTGCTGTGGGAACACTACGCGGTGCCGGGCTGGTACTGCCCTGTGGACCGTGTCGCGTACTGGGACAGGTTCGGCATGCTCGAACGCCACCCCTCGCGCGGTGTGGACATCTTCTCATGGTGGTACGACGAAGGCCGCGCGAAACGCATCGCCGAGGCCGGATTCGGCGCGGAGGCGACGCTGTGA
- a CDS encoding microcin C ABC transporter permease YejB: MTAYALRRLALVVPTLLGIMALNFFIIQTAPGGPVDQFLARLSGEDSGVMERIGGESGDGIATAVDDASGAVHTVTRGVSAELIRKVELLYGFDRPVHERFVKMLGDYACFDFGDSFFKGRSVTGLLWDSLPVSVSLGVWSTLIIYLVSIPLGIRKAVRHGSRFDAVTGIAVVVGNAVPVFLFAIALVVLFAGGSYFKWFPLRGLVSPGFEDMTTWGRIADYASHLALPITAMVIGGFATLTMLTKNSFLDEIGRLYVVAARARGLTERRVLYGHIFRNAMLIVISGFPAAFVHMFFTGSLLIEVIFSLNGLGLLGFEAAMQRDYPVMFATLYMFTLIGLVTKLACDLTYMFIDPRIDFERRGGAHA, from the coding sequence GTGACCGCGTACGCGCTGCGACGGCTGGCGCTGGTGGTGCCCACGCTGCTTGGCATCATGGCCCTCAATTTCTTCATCATCCAGACCGCACCGGGCGGGCCGGTGGACCAGTTCCTCGCACGGCTCTCCGGGGAGGACTCGGGCGTCATGGAGCGCATTGGCGGCGAATCCGGCGATGGTATCGCCACCGCTGTCGATGACGCTTCCGGTGCAGTGCACACCGTGACGCGGGGCGTGTCTGCGGAGCTGATCCGCAAGGTGGAACTGCTCTATGGTTTCGACCGGCCCGTGCACGAGCGCTTCGTGAAGATGCTCGGCGACTATGCGTGCTTCGACTTCGGGGATAGCTTCTTCAAGGGCCGTAGCGTGACCGGGCTGTTGTGGGACAGCCTGCCCGTGTCCGTGTCGCTTGGGGTGTGGAGCACGCTCATCATCTATCTCGTGTCCATCCCGCTTGGTATCCGCAAGGCCGTACGCCACGGCAGCCGCTTCGACGCCGTCACGGGCATCGCCGTGGTGGTGGGCAACGCCGTGCCGGTGTTTCTGTTCGCCATCGCGCTGGTGGTGCTGTTCGCCGGTGGGAGCTACTTCAAGTGGTTTCCGCTGCGTGGGCTGGTTTCGCCCGGCTTCGAGGATATGACGACATGGGGCCGCATCGCGGACTACGCATCGCATCTGGCGCTACCCATCACGGCCATGGTCATCGGCGGCTTCGCCACGCTGACCATGCTGACCAAGAACTCCTTCCTCGACGAGATAGGCAGGCTGTACGTGGTGGCCGCCCGGGCGCGAGGGCTCACGGAGCGCCGCGTGCTGTACGGGCACATCTTCCGCAACGCCATGCTCATCGTCATTTCGGGTTTCCCGGCGGCCTTCGTGCACATGTTCTTCACGGGGTCACTGCTCATCGAGGTTATATTCTCACTGAACGGGTTGGGGCTTCTCGGCTTCGAGGCCGCCATGCAGCGCGACTATCCAGTCATGTTCGCGACGCTGTACATGTTCACCCTTATCGGGCTGGTGACCAAGCTCGCCTGCGACCTCACCTACATGTTCATCGACCCGCGCATCGACTTCGAACGCAGAGGGGGTGCCCATGCCTAG
- a CDS encoding ABC transporter permease, with protein MPRLSPLCRRRLANFRANRRGFWSLVVFVVLFAVSLGAEFVANDRPFVVSYRGELHMPVFVDYSERQFGGDFDVPADYRDPYIIENIEAQGWMLWPPIRFADDTIDFDLPGPAPQPPSARHWLGTDDQGRDLVARLLYGFRVSVLFGLLLTLFSTVIGVCAGAVQGYHGGRVDMIGQRFMEIWSGMPVLYLLIILADMIRPGFWWLLGIMLLFSWMSLVGVVRAEFLRGRNLDYVRAARAMGVSDSIIMFRHILPNAMVAGLTFLPFVLNGAIGTLTSLDFLGFGMPPGSPSLGELLSQGKANLHAPWIGLSAFVVLSTLLTLLVFIGEAARDALDPNRSADL; from the coding sequence ATGCCTAGGCTTTCCCCTCTGTGCAGACGGCGGTTGGCGAATTTCCGGGCCAATCGGCGCGGCTTCTGGTCGCTTGTCGTCTTCGTCGTGCTTTTCGCGGTGTCCCTTGGGGCGGAATTCGTCGCCAACGACAGGCCGTTTGTCGTCTCCTACCGGGGCGAACTGCATATGCCGGTCTTCGTCGACTATTCGGAGCGTCAGTTCGGCGGGGACTTCGACGTGCCCGCCGATTACCGCGACCCCTACATCATCGAAAACATTGAGGCGCAGGGCTGGATGCTGTGGCCGCCTATCCGCTTCGCCGACGACACCATCGATTTCGACCTGCCCGGTCCCGCGCCGCAGCCGCCGTCGGCCCGGCACTGGCTCGGTACGGACGATCAGGGACGCGACCTTGTGGCACGGCTGCTGTACGGCTTTCGCGTGTCGGTGCTTTTCGGGCTGCTGCTGACGCTGTTCAGCACGGTCATCGGCGTCTGCGCCGGGGCGGTGCAGGGCTACCACGGCGGCCGCGTGGACATGATCGGCCAGCGGTTCATGGAAATATGGTCCGGCATGCCGGTGCTCTATCTGCTTATCATCCTCGCGGACATGATCCGTCCCGGATTCTGGTGGCTCCTTGGCATCATGCTGCTGTTTAGCTGGATGTCCCTCGTCGGTGTGGTGCGCGCGGAGTTCCTGCGCGGGCGCAATCTCGACTACGTCCGCGCCGCGCGGGCCATGGGCGTGAGCGATTCCATCATCATGTTCCGCCACATCCTGCCCAACGCCATGGTCGCGGGCCTGACCTTCCTGCCTTTCGTTCTCAACGGGGCCATCGGCACGCTTACCTCGCTGGATTTCCTCGGCTTCGGCATGCCGCCCGGCTCGCCGTCCCTCGGGGAACTTCTCTCGCAGGGCAAGGCGAACCTGCATGCGCCGTGGATTGGGCTGTCCGCCTTCGTGGTGCTCTCGACCCTTTTGACCCTTCTCGTATTCATCGGCGAGGCCGCGCGCGACGCCCTCGACCCCAACAGGAGCGCAGATCTGTGA
- a CDS encoding dipeptide ABC transporter ATP-binding protein has product MKHSSILSVRGLGVRFGRSVAVDDVSLDVLPGETMALVGESGSGKSVTARAVMGLLPPQARVVSGAVSLDGVDVLSASAAELRRLRGGVAAMVFQEPRPSLNPLHTVEKLIGETLRWQKGLAGAAARSRMLELLDMVGMDQPRNYLTAYPHELSGGQCQRVMIASALAGEPKLLIADEPTTALDVTVQRQILDLMADLTRRLSMSVLLISHDLGLVHHYADRAYVMRHGRVMEEGGVDRLFTAPRHEYTRSLVSAGAQGAPAVLGSEPEPILDVRDLKVWFPVRKGLLRRTAGHVKAVDGVSFQLRRGECLGLVGESGSGKTTLGMAVLRLLRGQGRVRFRGEELTALAERDMRPLRRRLQVVFQDPFGSLSPRMCVEDIVAEGLFAHGHPTHEEATRRVCTALDEVGLDPALRHRYPHEFSGGQRQRIAIARALVLRPELLVLDEPTSSLDRSVQFQVIDLLRDLQCQRGLGYLFITHDLHLTQAFCHRVLVMRDGRIVESGATREVFANPRHQYTRTLVDAAAVCGGFDELQSRRTA; this is encoded by the coding sequence GTGAAGCATTCCTCAATATTGAGCGTGCGCGGGCTTGGCGTACGTTTCGGCCGCTCAGTGGCCGTGGACGACGTGTCCCTCGACGTCCTTCCCGGCGAAACCATGGCCCTTGTTGGCGAATCCGGCTCGGGCAAGTCGGTCACCGCGCGTGCGGTCATGGGGCTTCTGCCTCCGCAGGCGCGTGTGGTGTCCGGGGCGGTCTCCCTTGATGGCGTGGACGTCCTCTCGGCTTCTGCGGCCGAGTTGCGGCGGCTGCGCGGCGGAGTGGCGGCCATGGTCTTTCAGGAGCCGCGTCCGAGCCTCAACCCTCTGCACACCGTGGAAAAGCTCATCGGCGAAACCCTGCGCTGGCAGAAGGGCCTTGCCGGAGCCGCCGCGCGCTCGCGCATGCTGGAACTGTTGGACATGGTGGGCATGGACCAGCCGCGTAACTACCTCACCGCCTACCCCCACGAACTGTCGGGCGGTCAGTGCCAGCGTGTGATGATCGCCTCCGCTCTCGCCGGGGAGCCGAAGCTCCTCATCGCCGACGAGCCGACAACCGCGCTCGATGTGACCGTGCAGCGCCAGATTCTGGACCTCATGGCCGATCTGACCCGGCGGCTGTCCATGAGTGTCTTGCTCATCAGTCACGATTTGGGACTGGTGCATCACTACGCGGACCGCGCCTACGTGATGCGCCATGGGCGCGTGATGGAGGAGGGCGGCGTGGACCGCCTCTTCACCGCGCCCCGGCACGAGTACACGCGAAGCCTCGTATCCGCTGGTGCGCAGGGTGCGCCCGCCGTCCTAGGCAGCGAGCCGGAGCCGATACTCGACGTGCGCGACCTGAAGGTGTGGTTTCCAGTGCGCAAGGGGCTTCTGCGGCGCACGGCGGGCCATGTGAAGGCTGTGGACGGAGTGTCCTTCCAACTGCGCCGGGGCGAGTGCCTCGGGCTGGTGGGCGAGTCCGGTTCCGGCAAGACCACCCTTGGCATGGCCGTGCTGCGTCTGCTGCGCGGTCAGGGCCGCGTGCGCTTTCGCGGGGAGGAACTGACCGCCCTCGCCGAGCGGGACATGCGGCCTCTGCGGCGGAGGCTTCAGGTCGTCTTTCAGGACCCCTTCGGCTCGCTCAGCCCGCGTATGTGTGTGGAGGACATCGTGGCCGAGGGACTTTTTGCCCATGGTCACCCCACGCACGAGGAGGCCACGCGCAGGGTCTGCACCGCGCTGGACGAGGTGGGGCTCGATCCCGCTCTTCGTCATCGCTACCCGCACGAGTTTTCCGGCGGTCAGCGTCAGCGCATCGCCATTGCCCGTGCGCTGGTCCTGCGGCCGGAACTGCTCGTACTGGACGAGCCGACGTCCTCACTGGACAGAAGCGTGCAGTTTCAGGTCATCGACCTGCTGCGTGACCTTCAGTGCCAGCGGGGGCTGGGCTACCTTTTCATCACGCATGACCTGCATCTGACACAGGCGTTCTGCCACAGGGTTCTCGTGATGCGCGACGGACGGATTGTCGAATCCGGAGCGACGCGCGAGGTGTTCGCCAATCCGCGGCACCAGTACACGCGGACCCTCGTGGACGCTGCAGCCGTATGCGGGGGATTCGACGAATTGCAATCACGACGCACCGCGTAG
- a CDS encoding DUF3450 domain-containing protein: MKRDIVGPIRTIALCAGLVAGACGFAHASSDAAEGMVREAIDVEVAAQKDNERWQARRAAMVDEIRRLESENLWFSFQERKYERQVGELKGRLEELERTREELDTIERGLEPYLYDLVDGFAAFVRDDLPFLGEERTRRVDFLQATLDDHELSLGEKLRRIFEALEVESAYGRSAEVSTESVSLDGRPAHVTVVRAGRLGLYCLTPDGESAGRYDAAKGGFVTLPDGYARSVAHLRDMIGTGRFTELVALPLQEVR; this comes from the coding sequence ATGAAGAGAGACATAGTTGGACCCATCCGAACCATCGCGCTGTGCGCGGGGCTTGTGGCGGGAGCGTGCGGATTCGCGCACGCCTCGTCCGACGCCGCGGAGGGCATGGTTCGGGAGGCCATAGACGTGGAAGTGGCCGCGCAGAAGGACAACGAACGCTGGCAGGCGCGCCGCGCCGCCATGGTTGACGAGATCAGACGGCTGGAAAGCGAGAACCTGTGGTTTTCCTTCCAAGAGCGGAAGTACGAGCGACAGGTCGGCGAGCTCAAGGGGCGGCTGGAGGAACTGGAGCGCACCCGCGAGGAGTTGGACACCATAGAGCGCGGACTCGAACCGTATCTCTACGATCTGGTGGACGGCTTCGCCGCCTTCGTGCGGGACGACCTGCCCTTCCTCGGGGAGGAACGCACCCGGCGTGTGGATTTCCTTCAGGCGACGCTCGACGATCATGAGTTGAGCCTCGGCGAGAAGCTGCGCCGCATATTCGAGGCGCTGGAAGTGGAAAGCGCCTATGGCCGTAGCGCCGAGGTATCGACCGAGAGCGTGAGCCTCGATGGTCGCCCCGCGCATGTCACGGTGGTCCGGGCCGGACGCCTTGGCCTGTACTGCCTGACGCCTGACGGCGAAAGCGCCGGTCGTTACGACGCGGCCAAGGGTGGGTTTGTGACGCTTCCCGACGGATACGCCCGTAGCGTGGCGCATCTTCGCGACATGATCGGGACGGGCCGCTTTACGGAACTCGTGGCGTTGCCGCTTCAGGAGGTGCGCTGA
- a CDS encoding MotA/TolQ/ExbB proton channel family protein yields MRAVIMCMALWLLALPAMAQPVNSAGQAGKWNEAVREVTVLRDASRADADQTKRTVREEREALSAELARLRAEHAERERACDALVAEFDALVKREDAMRRALEDRRQEMQLIEGTVRGAARQMRERALNSPVTAERPERLPTLDSLLETGRFPGLAGIRSLADMFLDEMKAAGEVTKRQGAWIAEDGSERTGTVVRLGALGAAYLGEDGAGFLRPAADGALEAVPGDLDGAVRAMRRFAEGERPDAPLDFSGGEVFRRFETGNGILAMLGSGGFLVWPILLVGVLGLGLACERFWTLWRIRVCRECRMNKAFVWAGRGDIEKCASCLGTKGSTPTCRVLSHVILHSGGTLVSMEKGLQEAILQELPKLERFLPTMSILAAVAPLLGLLGTVTGMIDTFQVITVFGAGDARMMSGGISEALITTQLGLAVAVPLTLVHHFLERKVDRIVADMEEKGTTLVARLVSAGGGR; encoded by the coding sequence ATGCGTGCTGTCATCATGTGCATGGCGCTTTGGCTGTTGGCATTGCCCGCCATGGCTCAGCCTGTGAACTCCGCCGGTCAGGCCGGAAAATGGAATGAAGCTGTGCGCGAGGTCACCGTCCTGCGCGACGCATCCCGAGCCGACGCCGACCAGACGAAACGGACCGTGCGCGAGGAGCGCGAGGCTCTTTCTGCGGAACTGGCCCGTCTGCGTGCGGAGCATGCCGAGCGGGAGCGGGCCTGTGATGCGCTCGTGGCGGAGTTCGATGCTCTCGTGAAGCGCGAGGACGCCATGCGTCGCGCCCTGGAGGACCGTCGTCAGGAGATGCAGCTTATCGAGGGCACGGTGCGTGGTGCGGCGCGGCAGATGCGCGAGCGCGCGCTCAATAGCCCGGTTACCGCCGAGCGGCCCGAGCGCCTGCCCACTCTGGATTCCCTGCTTGAGACCGGGCGCTTTCCCGGCCTTGCCGGTATCCGGAGCCTCGCGGATATGTTTCTGGACGAGATGAAGGCCGCCGGCGAGGTGACCAAGCGGCAGGGTGCGTGGATAGCCGAGGACGGCAGCGAGCGAACCGGAACCGTGGTCCGGCTGGGCGCGCTTGGCGCGGCCTATCTCGGCGAGGACGGCGCGGGCTTTCTGCGTCCCGCCGCGGACGGCGCGCTTGAGGCCGTACCCGGCGACCTCGACGGCGCGGTGCGAGCCATGCGGCGCTTCGCCGAAGGTGAGCGCCCGGACGCGCCGCTCGATTTCTCCGGTGGCGAGGTCTTTCGACGCTTCGAGACCGGCAACGGCATCCTTGCCATGCTTGGGAGCGGCGGATTCCTCGTCTGGCCCATCCTGCTCGTCGGCGTGTTGGGGCTGGGGTTGGCCTGCGAACGCTTCTGGACGCTGTGGCGCATTCGCGTGTGTCGGGAATGCCGCATGAACAAGGCCTTCGTCTGGGCGGGACGCGGCGACATCGAGAAGTGCGCGTCGTGCCTCGGCACCAAGGGCAGCACGCCCACCTGCCGGGTGCTCAGCCACGTCATCCTGCATTCTGGCGGAACCCTCGTCAGCATGGAGAAGGGCCTTCAGGAGGCCATCCTTCAGGAACTGCCCAAGCTCGAACGCTTCCTGCCGACCATGAGCATTCTTGCCGCCGTGGCTCCGCTTCTGGGCCTTCTGGGTACGGTGACCGGCATGATCGACACCTTTCAGGTCATCACCGTGTTCGGCGCGGGCGATGCGCGGATGATGTCCGGTGGCATCTCCGAGGCGCTCATCACCACGCAGCTTGGCCTTGCCGTGGCCGTGCCGCTGACGCTGGTGCATCATTTCCTCGAACGCAAGGTGGACCGCATCGTCGCGGACATGGAGGAGAAGGGCACCACGCTGGTGGCGCGTCTCGTTTCCGCCGGAGGTGGACGATGA
- a CDS encoding MotA/TolQ/ExbB proton channel family protein, whose protein sequence is MSLVGLVQAHLASGGVVMVPIVALSLVMWWLIFLKARELFGFLRPRCTSRGGCGYGGAGWKKAIARDYLRSRSGCEELDVELCRVLVSRHAARAEKGIPTILVLAAVAPLLGLLGTVSGMIGTFDVIAEFGTGNARGLASGISQALITTQSGLMVAVPGMVAGGLLYRMSVRLRRRMELFLGAVERGCAREVTA, encoded by the coding sequence ATGAGCCTCGTCGGCCTGGTTCAGGCACACCTCGCGAGCGGCGGTGTGGTCATGGTGCCCATTGTGGCGCTCTCCCTCGTCATGTGGTGGCTCATCTTCCTCAAGGCGCGTGAACTGTTCGGGTTTCTGCGGCCGCGCTGCACGTCGCGCGGCGGGTGCGGGTATGGTGGCGCGGGCTGGAAAAAGGCCATCGCACGCGACTATCTCCGTAGCCGCTCCGGCTGCGAGGAGCTGGACGTCGAACTGTGTCGGGTGCTGGTTTCCCGCCACGCCGCGCGTGCGGAGAAGGGCATTCCCACGATCCTCGTGCTTGCCGCGGTGGCTCCGCTTCTGGGGCTTCTGGGGACAGTCTCCGGCATGATCGGTACCTTCGATGTCATCGCGGAGTTCGGCACCGGCAACGCCAGAGGGCTTGCAAGCGGCATCTCGCAGGCGCTCATCACCACCCAGAGCGGGCTCATGGTGGCCGTGCCGGGCATGGTGGCGGGCGGGTTGCTGTATCGCATGTCCGTACGGCTGCGGCGGCGCATGGAACTTTTCCTCGGTGCCGTGGAGCGCGGTTGCGCGCGGGAGGTGACGGCATGA
- a CDS encoding ExbD/TolR family protein: protein MSAYCSPYRRRRGKPSGIDMTPLIDMVFILLIFFIVTTSFVKESGVDVERPVANTAVRKENVSVVVGVDAQGVVWLDGKSMDIRSVRPWMEHFLAQTPEGAVMVAADAHAESGVLIRVLDACREAGVKNVSVAARRPS from the coding sequence ATGAGCGCCTACTGCTCCCCCTATCGTAGACGGCGCGGAAAGCCGTCCGGGATCGACATGACCCCGCTCATCGACATGGTGTTCATCCTGCTCATCTTCTTCATCGTGACCACGAGTTTCGTGAAGGAATCCGGTGTGGACGTGGAGCGCCCCGTGGCCAACACCGCCGTTCGCAAGGAGAACGTCAGCGTGGTGGTGGGCGTGGATGCGCAGGGCGTGGTCTGGCTGGACGGGAAGAGCATGGACATTCGCTCCGTGCGTCCGTGGATGGAGCATTTCCTCGCGCAGACTCCCGAGGGCGCGGTGATGGTGGCTGCGGACGCGCATGCGGAGTCCGGCGTGCTCATCCGTGTGCTGGACGCCTGTCGCGAGGCCGGAGTGAAGAACGTGAGCGTTGCCGCGCGGAGGCCGAGTTGA
- a CDS encoding energy transducer TonB, producing the protein MTAAKGMRWATCGLCALLVNAALFILPLLVANPELPDEAPDNLGAVRLSALTTPRTETSEQNAADTPRPETLQEIMPRETFDTAEAVEQPKLDFDLPQVEFDINPALAEGMAVPAVSAGAELAAPAALPAGGALAIGELDERPALLFAPEPPYPMQAKRRGLAGCVRARLLVDERGNVARVEIVDGENSDVFAQSVRITLERWRFRPGSKDGRPVCWTAIVPVTFDRE; encoded by the coding sequence TTGACCGCTGCAAAAGGAATGCGCTGGGCGACCTGCGGGCTGTGCGCTCTGCTGGTGAACGCGGCGCTGTTCATCCTGCCGCTTCTGGTGGCGAATCCGGAACTTCCTGATGAAGCTCCGGACAATCTGGGCGCTGTGCGGCTTTCGGCCCTGACGACGCCACGGACCGAGACCAGCGAGCAGAACGCCGCCGATACGCCTCGTCCGGAAACGCTCCAAGAGATCATGCCCCGCGAGACCTTCGACACGGCCGAGGCCGTGGAGCAGCCGAAGCTCGATTTCGATCTGCCGCAGGTGGAGTTCGACATCAATCCCGCGTTGGCCGAGGGCATGGCCGTTCCCGCCGTGTCCGCCGGAGCGGAGCTTGCCGCGCCTGCGGCGCTTCCCGCCGGGGGAGCGCTGGCCATCGGCGAATTGGACGAGCGTCCGGCGCTACTCTTCGCGCCGGAACCGCCGTACCCCATGCAGGCCAAACGGCGCGGGCTGGCCGGATGCGTTCGTGCGCGGCTTCTGGTGGACGAGCGGGGCAACGTGGCGCGTGTGGAGATCGTGGATGGAGAGAATTCGGACGTCTTCGCGCAGAGCGTTAGAATCACGCTTGAGCGTTGGCGCTTTCGTCCCGGCAGCAAGGATGGTCGTCCCGTGTGCTGGACGGCCATTGTGCCTGTGACTTTCGACAGGGAGTAG
- a CDS encoding tetratricopeptide repeat protein — MRVFLITMMVCLVCVGQAMADWSRPLAPAAGRILHEAQQLMQRGETERAGRILAGYVEGRERPHPLGSLIYGNWLMEARRVDDAAAVYEAALADEPGSADILMNLGVARYRQKRFAEAGELFLRAADQSDRPRLGLRHQAAACLFQGGDAARAVDVLAPLVDLPGAKAPWVRLMVHCLVQLERWDRAEGVLLRFLRMHPDDACYWKLLANVRSERQRYRQAAAALEIAYRLKPPTQKERETLSQLYMYVGAPLMAARALEGAFSDAPSPELCDRMARAYLCAGRRNEALRMLDVGLRQKPCGRRWLEKGRILYAARRYDAAADALTRAAVHGERSGQAHYLLGLVEWERRNWDAARENFRIAANTGRFREQATRALASLETLAQTQG, encoded by the coding sequence ATGCGCGTTTTTCTGATCACGATGATGGTCTGCCTTGTCTGCGTTGGGCAGGCCATGGCGGACTGGTCGCGTCCGCTTGCGCCCGCTGCGGGCCGCATTCTGCACGAGGCGCAGCAATTGATGCAACGCGGAGAGACTGAGCGTGCCGGGCGGATTCTGGCCGGGTATGTGGAGGGTCGCGAGCGCCCGCATCCGCTTGGGAGTCTCATCTACGGGAACTGGCTCATGGAGGCGAGGCGCGTGGACGATGCCGCCGCCGTCTACGAGGCTGCGCTGGCTGACGAACCCGGTAGTGCGGACATCCTCATGAACCTCGGCGTGGCACGCTATCGGCAGAAGCGCTTCGCGGAGGCTGGGGAGTTGTTTCTGCGGGCTGCGGACCAGAGCGATAGGCCGCGCCTTGGCCTGCGGCATCAGGCGGCCGCATGTCTGTTTCAGGGGGGCGATGCGGCACGCGCAGTGGACGTGCTCGCTCCGCTGGTCGATCTGCCGGGTGCGAAGGCTCCGTGGGTGCGACTCATGGTCCACTGCCTTGTTCAGCTCGAACGCTGGGACAGGGCCGAAGGGGTGCTGCTGCGCTTTTTGCGCATGCACCCTGATGACGCGTGCTACTGGAAGTTACTCGCCAATGTGCGCTCGGAACGTCAGCGCTATCGGCAGGCGGCCGCCGCGCTGGAAATTGCCTATCGTCTCAAGCCCCCCACCCAGAAGGAGCGCGAGACGCTTTCCCAGCTTTACATGTACGTGGGGGCGCCGCTTATGGCCGCGCGTGCGCTGGAGGGCGCGTTTTCGGATGCGCCGTCGCCGGAGCTTTGCGACCGCATGGCCCGGGCCTATCTGTGTGCCGGACGACGCAATGAGGCCTTGAGGATGCTCGATGTCGGATTGCGGCAGAAGCCCTGCGGCAGGCGCTGGCTGGAGAAGGGGCGCATCCTCTACGCGGCGAGGCGCTACGATGCCGCTGCCGACGCGCTGACCCGTGCTGCGGTCCACGGTGAGAGGTCCGGACAGGCCCATTATCTGCTCGGGCTCGTGGAATGGGAGCGTCGCAATTGGGACGCCGCGCGAGAGAACTTCCGCATTGCCGCGAACACCGGGCGCTTTCGCGAACAGGCGACGCGGGCATTGGCTTCACTTGAGACGCTGGCGCAGACTCAAGGCTAG